In a single window of the Sulfitobacter indolifex genome:
- a CDS encoding type II toxin-antitoxin system Phd/YefM family antitoxin, which produces MQMNVAEAKSKLSELLAAVDAGEDVVIARGGVPAARLVPVTSSQLRFGPLAGLVPEDSVPDFMEPMSAAELAEWGE; this is translated from the coding sequence ATGCAGATGAATGTAGCCGAGGCGAAGTCAAAGCTTTCTGAGCTTCTTGCCGCCGTGGATGCGGGTGAAGATGTCGTGATTGCGCGCGGTGGAGTGCCAGCCGCGCGTTTGGTCCCAGTAACGTCATCGCAGCTGCGGTTTGGGCCACTGGCGGGTTTAGTGCCCGAAGATAGCGTACCCGACTTCATGGAGCCTATGAGCGCAGCCGAACTCGCGGAGTGGGGCGAGTGA
- a CDS encoding thiamine pyrophosphate-binding protein: protein MNGAEVILRMLELHGVSHVFGLPGETTIGWYKEWQKSSTIEYVLTRDERTASYAAEAYAKITGRPAVLEAPSPGVTHCTPGITEAFLSSVPVIYFSSDVPINQDKKHGLTGVDQTAMYASICKESFYLTNVKDIPLLLRRAFRVATSGRPAPVHIRVPINVFHEEAEITDLYAEEDYQFYPSHRPVADHKKIRKAVEALLSAEKPVIVCGQGALISKATDAVLELAELLQIPVGTTTPGKGTIPETHPLALRVVGARGGMEYSNAYVKEADCVFFIGSNTDSSGTNHWKLYGDPERTTFMHLDIAEAHVGNNYPLKVGMVGDARASLEYMTAVIRDEHPTLTRNKVDLTELKRTALDAVFNSNIEMPAGTVSPVKLTQALDKLLPTDAIVTAEPGVSAIYPSALLSVREAGRRYITNYSMGALGYSVPAGIGAAFANDGPVISFTGDGSIAFVLGDFETIKRSNKNITVILTRNDNYGWIRAEAILLDDVDAPWTTDFGAVDYIKIAEGFGFETARITSEDQIEATLAEAINNPGANFIEMMVPSQDKIIPFVPPWVDVARERKLPYFY, encoded by the coding sequence ATGAACGGGGCAGAAGTCATTTTGAGAATGCTTGAGTTGCATGGCGTTAGTCATGTTTTTGGCCTTCCGGGTGAGACCACTATCGGCTGGTATAAAGAATGGCAGAAATCTTCGACCATCGAGTATGTCCTTACCCGAGACGAGCGCACTGCCTCTTATGCCGCTGAGGCCTATGCGAAGATAACCGGCAGGCCAGCGGTACTGGAAGCGCCGAGCCCTGGCGTGACCCACTGCACGCCGGGGATAACCGAAGCGTTTCTTTCTTCTGTTCCTGTCATCTATTTCAGCTCTGATGTGCCCATAAACCAAGATAAGAAGCATGGGCTTACCGGGGTCGACCAAACTGCGATGTACGCAAGTATTTGCAAGGAGTCATTCTATCTAACCAATGTGAAAGACATTCCGCTACTGCTGCGCCGGGCTTTCCGGGTCGCGACGTCGGGACGTCCGGCACCGGTTCATATTCGTGTGCCGATCAATGTGTTCCACGAAGAAGCTGAGATCACCGATCTCTACGCGGAAGAAGATTACCAATTCTATCCATCACATCGTCCAGTGGCTGATCACAAGAAGATACGCAAAGCAGTTGAGGCGTTGCTCTCCGCCGAAAAGCCAGTGATCGTTTGTGGTCAGGGGGCATTGATCTCCAAAGCGACGGATGCGGTTCTTGAGCTGGCGGAGCTACTGCAAATTCCGGTGGGCACCACTACTCCGGGCAAGGGAACTATTCCCGAAACTCATCCCCTTGCGCTCAGGGTTGTAGGCGCGCGTGGCGGAATGGAATATTCCAATGCCTATGTGAAGGAAGCGGATTGCGTTTTCTTCATCGGTTCAAACACAGACTCGAGTGGGACCAATCATTGGAAGCTGTACGGTGATCCGGAACGTACCACCTTCATGCACCTTGATATTGCTGAAGCGCATGTCGGTAACAATTACCCGCTGAAGGTTGGCATGGTCGGAGATGCGCGCGCCAGCCTTGAATACATGACAGCTGTCATCCGTGACGAGCACCCTACGCTCACACGAAACAAAGTTGATCTTACCGAGCTGAAGCGCACTGCGCTGGATGCAGTATTTAACTCTAACATTGAAATGCCTGCGGGAACTGTTTCTCCAGTTAAGCTCACGCAAGCGCTGGACAAACTGCTTCCGACCGATGCGATCGTCACGGCGGAACCAGGAGTAAGTGCAATCTACCCTTCAGCACTGCTTTCCGTGCGGGAGGCCGGTCGGCGCTATATTACGAATTACTCTATGGGAGCCTTGGGCTATTCCGTGCCTGCCGGGATCGGTGCGGCATTTGCAAATGACGGTCCAGTAATTTCCTTCACGGGTGATGGTTCTATCGCATTTGTGTTGGGAGACTTTGAGACAATCAAGCGCAGTAATAAAAATATTACCGTCATCTTGACCAGAAATGATAACTACGGCTGGATCCGGGCCGAGGCCATCTTGCTGGATGATGTTGATGCCCCCTGGACCACCGATTTCGGCGCTGTTGATTATATCAAGATCGCGGAAGGGTTCGGGTTCGAGACGGCACGGATCACATCAGAAGATCAAATCGAAGCGACCTTGGCTGAAGCAATAAACAACCCGGGCGCGAACTTTATTGAGATGATGGTCCCTTCCCAAGATAAGATTATCCCCTTTGTTCCTCCGTGGGTCGACGTCGCCCGCGAAAGGAAGCTGCCGTATTTCTATTAA
- a CDS encoding nucleotidyltransferase domain-containing protein, which translates to MCKTTDIIRSRSDKRHNAALSAWYAIKSDLEAVGLKAKLFGSLANGDFRGHSDIDLVIRLGDSGMSRSAVDRIVSKASPDILVDLLFEEDLTPSDLETFVGTWA; encoded by the coding sequence ATGTGCAAGACGACTGATATCATTCGCAGCAGATCTGATAAGCGCCATAACGCGGCGCTGTCGGCGTGGTATGCGATCAAGTCTGATCTCGAAGCCGTAGGTCTGAAGGCGAAACTTTTCGGCTCTCTGGCGAATGGTGACTTCAGGGGTCATTCCGATATCGATCTGGTGATTAGATTGGGAGACAGCGGGATGTCCAGGTCTGCTGTTGATCGTATCGTCAGCAAGGCATCACCTGATATCCTAGTGGACTTGCTTTTCGAAGAAGACCTAACGCCGTCAGACTTGGAAACCTTCGTTGGCACCTGGGCGTAG
- a CDS encoding plasmid mobilization protein, whose amino-acid sequence MPPCDKTKRPERLKVNVSPAEKELLMQRAAAAGRSLSDYLRHVGLGARAGASAVQVMQMVGLLEEGLALLEQIADQQDVAQNDGLVILARLHRIEQLLVMLAPVPFVARTSAC is encoded by the coding sequence ATGCCACCCTGTGACAAAACCAAGAGACCCGAACGGCTGAAGGTCAATGTGTCACCTGCAGAGAAAGAGCTGCTGATGCAAAGGGCCGCCGCCGCGGGTCGCAGTCTTTCGGACTACCTTAGGCATGTGGGGCTTGGCGCCAGGGCAGGGGCTTCGGCGGTGCAGGTTATGCAGATGGTCGGGTTGCTGGAAGAAGGTCTGGCACTGCTGGAGCAGATCGCAGATCAGCAGGACGTCGCGCAGAACGACGGCTTGGTGATTTTGGCCCGGTTGCACCGGATCGAGCAGCTTCTTGTGATGTTGGCCCCGGTGCCTTTTGTCGCCAGGACATCGGCATGTTGA
- a CDS encoding type II toxin-antitoxin system VapC family toxin, whose amino-acid sequence MSNEIVIDTQILAWWLIGSRRITPEIRRVLEDVPAVYVPPCSLHEMTMKVRKGRWPEMEPYAPHLDRICVTNGFKIAPYTARMAMLAGSMEWDHPDPFDRMIGVTALEMGMALVSSDEAFDMLNGIPGWRGRIWTPSSS is encoded by the coding sequence GTGAGTAATGAGATCGTTATCGACACCCAAATCCTTGCATGGTGGCTGATCGGTTCTCGTCGGATCACGCCTGAAATTCGACGCGTGCTGGAGGATGTACCGGCGGTTTACGTCCCGCCGTGCTCCCTCCACGAAATGACGATGAAGGTCAGGAAGGGGCGGTGGCCAGAAATGGAACCATACGCTCCGCACCTTGATCGTATCTGTGTAACGAATGGGTTTAAGATCGCGCCCTATACGGCACGGATGGCCATGCTTGCGGGATCTATGGAGTGGGACCATCCAGACCCGTTCGACCGAATGATCGGAGTGACCGCACTCGAGATGGGCATGGCGCTCGTGTCGAGTGACGAAGCATTCGACATGCTAAACGGGATTCCAGGATGGCGCGGCCGGATTTGGACCCCTTCCTCTTCATAG
- a CDS encoding GntR family transcriptional regulator, with product MTSAPFMFIACLPNTNLQPVLYTERNTGLNANQLIFSYGPSTIGFDVDLSGFRNQMQTAPATVERNYLQLKEMAVNYDLKPDSRLNETELAKKLATSRTPLREALNRLVAEGFFTFRSGKGFFCRSLNPIGIMHLYEARAAIECEAASLAAHRADPTKLTELEQFLDESKANYTPGTSPTELLRMDEAFHVGLTSLTGNTEMIRLLENVNDRIRFIRLIDLRTLAEKNGGEVVTIRPHAEILRAVKQGDSEAARQAMVQHLTKRLEAVTENVRNAFAELYTPDD from the coding sequence ATGACTTCTGCCCCGTTCATGTTCATTGCTTGCCTTCCCAATACGAATTTGCAGCCTGTTCTGTATACAGAGCGAAACACAGGTCTGAACGCAAATCAATTGATTTTTTCTTATGGTCCTTCTACTATCGGCTTTGATGTAGATTTGAGCGGATTCCGGAATCAGATGCAGACAGCCCCAGCCACCGTCGAGCGCAACTATCTCCAACTGAAAGAGATGGCGGTAAACTATGACCTTAAGCCTGATTCCCGGTTGAACGAGACTGAACTGGCTAAGAAATTAGCGACCAGTCGAACGCCACTGCGGGAGGCTCTCAACCGCTTGGTCGCCGAAGGGTTCTTTACCTTCCGCAGTGGCAAGGGGTTTTTCTGTAGGTCGCTTAACCCTATAGGCATCATGCATCTTTACGAAGCGCGTGCGGCAATTGAATGCGAGGCCGCAAGTTTGGCCGCCCATCGAGCTGATCCAACCAAGCTAACAGAGCTTGAGCAGTTCTTGGATGAATCGAAAGCCAACTACACCCCGGGTACATCTCCTACCGAACTGCTGCGCATGGACGAAGCCTTTCACGTTGGGCTGACCTCATTGACCGGCAACACAGAGATGATCCGCCTTCTTGAGAATGTGAATGACCGGATACGCTTTATTCGGCTCATCGACCTTAGAACACTCGCAGAGAAAAACGGTGGCGAAGTCGTGACTATCCGTCCTCACGCCGAGATTTTGCGGGCTGTCAAACAGGGTGATAGCGAAGCTGCGCGGCAGGCGATGGTTCAGCACCTTACAAAAAGGCTTGAGGCGGTCACCGAGAACGTTCGCAATGCGTTTGCGGAGCTCTACACGCCAGACGACTGA
- a CDS encoding CIA30 family protein, translating into MMQLDPKWEFVSDTVMGGVSSGTVTKEITEGREATVLRGEVSLENNGGFIQMAFDLREDGSELDVSAWEGLEVAVWGNGDTYDIRLRTAQLAKPWQSFRADFVSEPKWRSVKIPFASLTAHRVDAAFDPSCLRRIGILAIGHECEALVAVSNIGFYTST; encoded by the coding sequence ATGATGCAACTGGACCCAAAGTGGGAATTTGTTTCCGACACTGTCATGGGCGGTGTCTCAAGTGGGACTGTCACCAAAGAGATAACTGAGGGACGCGAAGCGACTGTTTTACGCGGCGAGGTTTCGCTGGAAAACAACGGCGGGTTTATCCAGATGGCATTCGATTTGCGCGAAGATGGGTCGGAATTGGATGTGAGCGCGTGGGAAGGGCTGGAGGTGGCCGTCTGGGGGAACGGCGACACCTACGACATCCGTCTGCGCACCGCTCAGCTTGCGAAACCCTGGCAGTCTTTTCGCGCCGATTTCGTGAGCGAACCGAAATGGCGAAGCGTGAAGATCCCCTTCGCATCCTTGACCGCACATCGGGTAGACGCAGCGTTTGATCCATCATGCCTGAGGCGCATCGGTATATTAGCAATAGGACATGAATGCGAGGCTCTCGTCGCCGTCTCCAACATCGGCTTTTACACCTCGACCTGA
- a CDS encoding Hint domain-containing protein, protein MVIRTLYAIDSEALTVIYSTMQNVGDTVYNNSHSPTGTKYTYHDGFAPQQVTIEDTGGNADILEDDQTAHHIVVDGAGLVDAGTRIEGESIIKLQALDDNGVATGPVIEIFVMSQHGNVHDVWGFASDTLLEPGTDYIKVGGNNIGSTTYANYQNPFLIEVDGTEGDDIMDVGFTDVDGDQIDGTDGNNEVVYGYEGDDSINAGIGHDTVYGGDGDDTLAGGYGADIIDGGKDNDTADYSTSTGGVTVSLTTGKGTGSDAQGDTLTDIENLTGSRFNDVLTGDDEDNRLDGGAGADKLYGADGEDTLIGGDGADLLDGGKDDDTLFGRAGIDTLLGGKGKDHLDGGAGDDRLEGGEDDDILLGGDGADALFGGEGKDILEGGLGDDSLNGGADDDILLGGAGDDTLNGGAGDDTLTGGLGKDSFVIEAADYSALGTPEDVLDALIRENLAELTAWTAKKEAEGVFSDDDDDRDHDELAASDLDIAAVGEAVLAALPSYLGGLTNTAIELLVETTLTNMVLTNPNGHLDAKDVAEHLEDLVKPFYGKTAASRVKDAVEDEIKEQYDDFEDRLSAPKIDKSDLKDLAQHVTIEDFEIGEDVLVLSSHDYLETLGLSTNDVRITDTKGDGSGDAVLHLPDGSTVTLIGVDATKLDPETLEGMGFFESDDTSDFQNALLTSAGKIFGGGGNDELVGSLNNELFSGGTGNDSIFGGGGADTIMGGSGSDYIEGGEGDDVLYTGTGDDTLDGGDGDDVLHNSSGDDSLVGGAGNDRLVASSGDDTLEGGADNDTLIGGIHNDSLDGGSGDDRLMGDFEVDGLVEPKLLFAYEYYELDDAASLNSLADAGFTSGTENDRTPDGEGAVDSINPTAIDAHHGGNGDTFAVKLTSTLSVSKGGTYTFELTSDDGAQIYVDGVLLVHNDRVHTEETASRTTSLTEGDHLVEILYFDKAAEETLKVSLSGPDTGNTSIDLANANLSNSFDDTLTGGEGNDTLIGGLGDDTFLYNVGDGHDTITDFNAGNTGTLSDGDSTNNDFINLSGYYDNIRELHADYADDYTLNQSNKDSADYSNNTQFGDGSLFFNKAPGGSSFFTSENTGVVCFTAGTAIRTPKGEVQITDLQVGDLVCTLDNGPQPIRWIGQREVDNAALTANDTLRPVLIPKGSFGATRDLLVSRQHAILIDADRLARAVHLTQAKGTRARIAHGKKQVTYIHLMFDAHQIIFAENVAAESFYPGANAFEALGQEARSDLLRAFPVFAEAGSIEDIAKIYGPMARPIVEGKKLRAPVRKGPYGGRQRMPSQSHAAP, encoded by the coding sequence ATGGTTATCCGCACACTTTATGCGATCGACAGCGAAGCGCTGACCGTGATCTATTCGACCATGCAGAACGTGGGCGACACGGTCTACAACAACTCGCATTCGCCCACAGGCACAAAATACACCTATCACGACGGGTTCGCGCCGCAGCAGGTGACGATCGAGGATACCGGTGGCAACGCGGACATCCTGGAAGATGATCAAACCGCGCATCACATCGTTGTCGACGGGGCCGGGCTGGTCGATGCGGGCACCCGCATTGAGGGCGAATCCATCATCAAGCTTCAGGCGTTGGACGACAATGGCGTGGCCACCGGGCCCGTCATTGAGATCTTCGTCATGTCGCAGCATGGCAATGTGCATGATGTCTGGGGATTTGCCTCGGACACACTGCTTGAGCCCGGAACCGACTACATCAAAGTCGGCGGCAACAACATCGGCTCCACGACCTATGCAAACTACCAGAACCCCTTCTTGATAGAGGTCGACGGCACCGAGGGCGACGACATCATGGACGTCGGCTTCACCGACGTTGACGGAGATCAGATCGACGGCACCGACGGCAACAACGAAGTGGTCTATGGCTACGAGGGCGACGATTCCATCAACGCAGGCATCGGCCATGACACCGTTTATGGCGGAGACGGCGATGATACGCTCGCAGGCGGTTATGGCGCGGATATCATCGATGGCGGCAAGGACAACGACACTGCAGACTATAGCACCTCCACCGGCGGGGTAACGGTCAGCCTGACCACCGGCAAAGGGACGGGCAGCGACGCGCAGGGCGATACGCTCACCGATATTGAGAACCTAACCGGTTCGCGGTTCAACGACGTCTTGACCGGCGACGATGAGGACAACCGTCTCGATGGCGGTGCCGGGGCCGACAAGCTTTACGGGGCGGACGGTGAAGATACACTGATCGGCGGGGACGGCGCAGATCTGCTTGATGGGGGCAAAGACGACGACACTCTGTTTGGGAGGGCCGGGATTGACACGCTTCTGGGCGGCAAGGGCAAAGATCATCTCGACGGCGGTGCTGGCGATGACCGCCTTGAGGGCGGCGAGGACGATGACATTCTGCTCGGCGGCGATGGCGCTGACGCGCTGTTCGGCGGGGAAGGCAAAGACATACTCGAAGGTGGCCTCGGCGACGACAGCCTCAATGGCGGCGCGGATGATGACATTCTGCTCGGCGGCGCAGGCGACGACACTCTGAATGGGGGTGCGGGCGACGACACGCTTACCGGGGGACTGGGCAAAGACAGCTTCGTGATTGAAGCCGCGGATTATTCCGCACTCGGCACGCCAGAAGACGTCCTGGATGCCCTCATCCGGGAAAACCTCGCAGAACTGACCGCTTGGACAGCGAAGAAAGAAGCCGAAGGCGTTTTCAGCGACGACGACGATGATCGTGACCATGATGAATTAGCCGCATCTGATCTCGATATCGCCGCCGTTGGCGAAGCCGTGCTGGCGGCCCTGCCCTCCTATCTTGGGGGACTGACCAATACTGCCATCGAACTCTTGGTGGAAACGACACTTACCAACATGGTGCTTACCAACCCCAACGGCCATCTTGACGCGAAGGATGTTGCTGAGCACCTCGAGGACCTCGTTAAACCCTTTTACGGCAAAACCGCCGCAAGCCGTGTGAAGGATGCCGTCGAAGATGAGATCAAAGAGCAATACGATGACTTCGAAGACCGCCTGAGCGCGCCGAAGATCGACAAGAGCGATCTCAAAGATCTGGCACAGCATGTCACCATCGAGGATTTCGAGATCGGCGAAGATGTCTTGGTGCTCTCCTCACATGACTATCTGGAAACGCTTGGCCTTTCGACAAATGATGTCAGAATTACCGACACCAAGGGCGATGGCAGCGGGGATGCGGTTCTGCACCTCCCCGATGGCTCAACCGTCACGCTGATCGGCGTGGATGCCACAAAGCTTGATCCCGAAACGCTCGAAGGCATGGGGTTCTTCGAATCCGATGACACCAGTGACTTCCAGAACGCCCTGCTCACCTCTGCCGGCAAAATCTTCGGCGGCGGTGGCAATGATGAACTCGTGGGCTCGCTCAACAATGAGCTCTTCTCCGGCGGCACCGGCAATGACAGCATTTTCGGGGGTGGTGGGGCCGATACGATTATGGGCGGCAGCGGCTCGGATTATATTGAGGGCGGCGAGGGCGACGACGTGCTCTACACAGGCACCGGCGATGACACGCTGGACGGGGGCGACGGCGATGACGTTCTGCACAACTCCTCAGGCGATGACAGCCTCGTCGGGGGGGCCGGCAACGACAGACTTGTCGCCTCTTCGGGCGATGACACGTTGGAAGGCGGCGCCGACAACGATACGCTGATCGGCGGCATCCATAACGATAGCCTGGATGGCGGCAGCGGCGACGACAGGCTCATGGGCGACTTTGAAGTGGACGGTCTGGTCGAGCCAAAGCTGCTCTTCGCCTATGAATATTACGAGCTGGACGATGCCGCGTCGCTCAACTCCCTTGCCGATGCCGGCTTCACCTCCGGGACTGAGAACGACAGAACGCCCGATGGCGAAGGTGCTGTGGACAGCATCAACCCGACCGCGATTGACGCCCACCACGGCGGGAATGGCGATACATTCGCGGTCAAGCTAACCAGCACGCTGAGTGTTAGCAAAGGTGGGACCTATACGTTCGAGCTCACGTCAGATGACGGCGCGCAGATCTACGTTGATGGTGTTCTTCTGGTTCATAATGACCGGGTACATACTGAAGAGACCGCCAGCCGCACCACCTCGCTCACCGAAGGCGACCACCTTGTGGAGATCCTCTACTTCGACAAGGCCGCCGAAGAGACCCTGAAAGTAAGCCTCTCAGGTCCCGATACCGGCAATACGTCCATCGATCTGGCAAACGCCAACCTGTCCAACTCCTTTGACGACACCCTGACGGGGGGCGAAGGAAATGACACGCTGATCGGTGGTCTGGGCGATGATACCTTTCTCTACAATGTCGGCGACGGCCATGACACGATCACCGATTTCAACGCCGGCAACACCGGGACCCTCTCGGACGGGGACAGCACCAACAACGATTTCATCAACCTAAGCGGCTATTACGACAACATCCGCGAACTCCACGCCGACTACGCCGACGATTACACATTGAACCAATCCAACAAGGACAGCGCCGACTATAGCAACAACACCCAGTTTGGCGACGGGTCGCTGTTTTTCAACAAAGCCCCAGGCGGCTCCTCCTTCTTCACATCCGAGAACACCGGGGTCGTTTGCTTTACCGCAGGCACCGCCATTCGCACGCCCAAGGGCGAGGTTCAGATCACCGACCTTCAGGTCGGTGATCTGGTCTGCACCCTGGACAACGGCCCGCAGCCCATTCGCTGGATCGGGCAGCGCGAAGTTGATAACGCTGCACTCACGGCAAACGATACACTGCGCCCTGTCCTCATCCCCAAAGGCAGCTTTGGGGCCACCCGCGATCTTCTGGTCTCGCGCCAGCACGCCATTCTCATCGATGCGGACCGGCTCGCCCGAGCGGTCCATCTGACGCAGGCCAAAGGCACCCGGGCGCGCATTGCGCATGGCAAAAAACAGGTGACCTATATCCACCTCATGTTCGACGCCCATCAGATCATCTTTGCCGAAAATGTCGCAGCGGAAAGCTTCTATCCCGGTGCCAATGCCTTTGAAGCCTTGGGCCAAGAGGCGCGCAGCGATCTGTTGCGGGCTTTTCCCGTCTTCGCAGAAGCCGGATCGATTGAAGACATCGCAAAGATCTATGGCCCGATGGCCCGCCCCATCGTGGAGGGCAAAAAACTCCGCGCGCCAGTTCGCAAAGGTCCGTATGGGGGACGTCAAAGGATGCCGTCCCAAAGTCATGCGGCACCCTGA
- a CDS encoding VOC family protein — MFHPVTGIDHCVALTQDLDSTAEKYRAMGFRLSPRGTHSKAKGSANYTIMFPQDYFELLGFLAETEVNAPRRKMLATMGEGLHAISCRIENADAAANGLADLGLKTQELNSFSRPVQRSDGSENIASFSTLTFSPSEVPFGSVFMCQHKTPEVVWMPELLDHPNGACGLDAVLAISDTPEQDALAFARLWAHGTVSESEGCFSVETGLNSAALMLFTAENLAKLFPDANFESTAQGAFAGIRIKTSDSERLKTFLSKSQIPYSLSLDGVYLCPQNASGVLLEFV; from the coding sequence ATGTTCCACCCCGTTACCGGCATTGATCATTGCGTCGCTCTGACCCAGGACCTTGACAGCACAGCTGAAAAGTATCGCGCAATGGGCTTTAGGCTCTCCCCCAGAGGTACGCATTCTAAGGCAAAGGGTTCAGCAAACTACACCATCATGTTTCCCCAAGATTACTTTGAATTACTTGGATTTCTTGCTGAGACTGAGGTTAATGCCCCACGGCGTAAGATGTTGGCCACGATGGGGGAGGGATTGCATGCGATTTCCTGCAGGATCGAAAATGCCGATGCTGCTGCAAATGGTTTGGCTGACCTTGGCTTAAAAACGCAGGAGCTCAACAGTTTTTCACGCCCCGTCCAACGCTCTGATGGTTCGGAGAATATTGCTTCCTTCTCCACATTGACCTTTTCTCCGAGCGAGGTGCCCTTCGGCTCTGTTTTTATGTGCCAACATAAGACACCAGAGGTGGTTTGGATGCCCGAACTCCTTGATCATCCGAACGGCGCCTGTGGCCTCGATGCGGTGCTCGCTATATCAGATACCCCGGAACAGGATGCGCTGGCATTTGCTCGGCTTTGGGCCCATGGCACCGTCTCAGAGAGCGAGGGATGCTTTAGTGTTGAAACGGGTCTAAACTCAGCAGCACTTATGCTATTTACTGCTGAGAACCTCGCAAAACTCTTTCCTGACGCAAACTTTGAATCGACAGCGCAAGGTGCATTCGCCGGAATACGGATCAAAACAAGCGATAGCGAAAGGCTCAAAACATTCCTAAGTAAGTCGCAGATCCCCTACTCTTTAAGTTTAGATGGTGTTTATCTATGCCCTCAAAACGCCTCAGGAGTTCTGTTGGAGTTCGTTTAG